The Mangifera indica cultivar Alphonso chromosome 19, CATAS_Mindica_2.1, whole genome shotgun sequence nucleotide sequence agtgGAAAGTGTACCTTGAACAAGCCATTTTCAATGAAGAAACAGATTGAATTTCCTTAGATGAAGATAGTGTTGCCAATAACTTCGCAAATGCTCCAAAAGTAGATGCTTCAGGGGGAGCATCTATACATAGTGAGTTATAACAGTAAACTGTTATACATGCTACACTTTTCTTAAGAAGAGAAATCCCTTTCTGTAAGTCCTTGTGTGTTTCAACAGAATGTGGAAATGCAGCAGACAAATTGAAGCTACTATTTCTAGAACAATCCAGGCTGGGCCTTTTCTCAGATTCCATTGAGGCAACACCAAAATTACTTGAGCTTTTATCCCATACTTCTCCACTAGTAGAACAGTAATTTTGGCGTGGAATAAAAAGGGGATATTCATTGCTGCACAGAACAAAATATATTCAGTCCTACAATCTAATAAAACAATGCAACCTCATCAAATTAAATTCCCAGCCAATATACCTTCGAGAGGATGGGCGTGCATTCCAATAGGAATCCCTTTGCCATATTCTTGAGCAAGAACCCTGAGGAGaatttacaatataaatataaaagacacTAAACAGAGAAAGATACATCGAATCCAGcacatctttttttttattgagtttgTAGAAGTGTTTCAATAAGAACATGGTTTCTAGTAACAATggcaaaaaattcaaacatctaACAATTTTCCTGAAAAAAAATCTTGCAAATTACTTATAAGATGCTCTCATGAAATTCTTATAGCATGCTCTAGAGAAGCTCATGAGTTATTGCCTTCAACAAAACTATCAAAAAAGAATATTTCTTGGTAAAGTCACTATGTAATCATACTGCACTTCTACTTGCACTGAACAATTAGTCAGTTCAAACGAGGTGCATAAGTACTCACCGCAAAACCTGAGTTATGAAGGGCAGGAACAGCCAAATTCTGAACAACAAGATTTAGAAGTTGCACCATATATCTGTTCTCCAGTGACAAAGACTATTGGTTAGTAATCAAACAGAAGAACATCCAAGCTAATTAACCAATAAATACATAACTAtagtttaacaatttaaataatacaCTGCCAAGAAGCTATATATGATTGAATCTCAGCAGGACAATCTAATTACCAGTACTCCATAAACACTGATTATTTTGCttattcaatttgaaatgaaggtTCAAGCACAAAATTGTATGCATGCATCAGCAGGAGAGTCTAATTACAAATTTTCCAGTTACACCaaacttgtttttcttatttatatggATATGAAGGGACAAGCACGACATTTAGATGTATGCATGTACTTGTGCATCTACATACATTGTCCTAACAGAAGTGATAAGAGGTTACCCCAAAGAGATAGCTAGCTCTTCAGATGGAACAGAGTGTGGATCAACTCCTCTTGGTAATCGAGCACAGCAAATCTGATCATATTGAACACTGTAACCATCTCTTACTTCTGAATCTTTAGTCAcctgaagagaaaaaaactaatttatcttatttggaAGCACCAAAAAAATCACCTAGAAGGCCATTTAGATGTAACAACTAATCTTATCTTAACAGTCACTAGAAGGTATCACAACTCAGTCACATATTTAAAGCCCTTACCCGACGTTGTGGGAACAATTTGCATATCTGTTTTATAACCACAGACTGTTTATGCAGAAGTTCAGAGAGGATTGCCACCTGCAAATCTGATAAGAGTTAGGCAATAAATGTgcatttgagtgaaaaaatagcATTCTATATGATCTACAAGAGGAAGAGAACAATGGCGATACAAACATATGGCTATAGTAGTAGAACTTGCCAGACAAACAAAAGCTCCAACAAACATGCAATTAAAAGTTAGAGCACAAAATAAATATCAGCATATCAATGAAACTAGGATGATAGCCTTACATGCCCCAAACTCTGAGCTAAAATAAGGTCAGGATACAACTTCTGTAGTTGCTCTGCACGATTCTTATCCAGCTGCAGAGTCAGAATGATACATAAATCATCTGAAAACCTGATAATTaatgaaactaaaatgaaatcaaGGACAAAACTGATACCATAGAATAGGTCGATTCAAGGACATCATATTTAGCCTTCAAATCATACGATCTCTTCTCAATCTTTGACTTCACTGCAAGAAATTAaagtaaatcaatttttgaatcGAATGTCAATGGAGCATAATAAATTAGGAGTTGCCAAACAATCAACCAACCTTGAGCGAGTTGCTCCTTACTGCGTCGTAGCTTCTCTCTCAAATTCACAAGCTTCTCATTCTGACGCAGTCTCCAATTCATTTGATCATCCACTTTCCCctgatgaaaaatagaaaaaaaaaaaaaaaagccgcTAAGGCCATAACCATGCTGTCTTAATAAAAACCATATGAAAACTGCACGCAAAGCACGAACCAAACCTTTGCCACAAGAACCTCAGTCAATCTCGAATACAATGCATCCCGACGACTCTTCAGTGATTTGAACAAAGTGTTGCACTCGTTCAATCTACACATTACATAATATGCATTGTTTTACACCAGCAGCAAGCaaaccaaaatcaattaaaacatgtaaaataagcTTAAACATTAAGGAATTAACAGAAATACTTGTAATTGACACAAACTGCACAAATAGAAGCACGGTTAGAATTCTCGCATATGGCGCAATTACTACTTCTCTTGCTCATCCTCGAATTTCCTCTTCAGGAAATCAACGGGCAATTTATGTGTTTAATTGAAGGAACTGAATCtcctaaagagagaaaattggCCAGAAATTGAAATCGACGAGGGATGATTATCGAAGATTCCTTGGATGTATATACAATTAGATCCGGTTTACGTGAAACTTTTCTGCTCTCGTAATACAAGGAATAGATTAtgtggtttttttatttgttcttttaacTCTTTATCgtcaatgaatttgaatttacgGATTGCCAAAACTGAATCACttctaaattttgataaaattgttggGTAGCCGGAAAATTTTCAATTCGCACTTTTGCAGTACCGCACGttgtttatctttatttttgtttccttaAACGACATGTCTTAGCCATAATATATAATAGGACTTGTCGTCGTTCAGTAACTCTCATCGACTTTACATTTCCGTTTCCCGACTCAATTCTTAAAACCAACGACTTGTCATCTTCTTTAAAAGCCCGTATATGACTTGTCAGACTTATATCATTGAACTGATCTAGTTCCTCTCCAAATTTATGCCTTcgtaaagaaaatatatgttcTGATCTTGCAAATCACCTTCGTATtattgggtaatattttatttttaaaatggatagattaatagattatttaaaaaataattagatataaattattatatttgataaaatttaataaaaaaagataaatacaaataattattatattcgattagaaataataaaataatactagtatattattttacttaaatacctttacatataattatattaattaaaaataaaattatttttattctaaaaaattaataaataaagatataattataataaggtcagaggactatttcccacccaagtttgatgttttctcaagttttcaccctttaactatgaaaacactaaacacccacccatgaccggttagatttaacaaaaccctaacggtggtaagggtaaaatcgtcatttttgttataatattaaaaataaactaaaataaaatctaattttgcccctctaaactttaaaaactaaaattttccctcagctaagttttaaaaaatggcagtttcaccctaaggtttggttttgaaatctctagcgatcgttccggctccattgccgacgacctctccctcccgaagcagtctctccttccggtgaatgctttcctcccatgatcgagcctccaaatgggtaCTC carries:
- the LOC123202664 gene encoding uncharacterized protein LOC123202664 encodes the protein MSKRSSNCAICENSNRASICAVCVNYKLNECNTLFKSLKSRRDALYSRLTEVLVAKGKVDDQMNWRLRQNEKLVNLREKLRRSKEQLAQVKSKIEKRSYDLKAKYDVLESTYSMLDKNRAEQLQKLYPDLILAQSLGHVAILSELLHKQSVVIKQICKLFPQRRVTKDSEVRDGYSVQYDQICCARLPRGVDPHSVPSEELAISLGYMVQLLNLVVQNLAVPALHNSGFAGSCSRIWQRDSYWNARPSSRSNEYPLFIPRQNYCSTSGEVWDKSSSNFGVASMESEKRPSLDCSRNSSFNLSAAFPHSVETHKDLQKGISLLKKSVACITVYCYNSLCIDAPPEASTFGAFAKLLATLSSSKEIQSVSSLKMACSRSCKPVQQLNKSVWNMNSAASSTTSLESAHMLPITKNFSDNNLPSLAASFLFSTEMSDIGKNESLIDGWDFVERPTFPPPPSQTEDVEHWTRAMFIDAKKK